A window of Infirmifilum lucidum contains these coding sequences:
- a CDS encoding TMEM165/GDT1 family protein: MSERFVGAIGESCVSVFLAELGDKTMLATAVMALRHNPVHVLAASLLAYSFANIVPVFAASSLVSLVSSYAWLLRVLAGALFVALGIASLFSRVRASECESLGATFTALLLSELGDKTQLATIAVALASGNPHATLIGGVLGYLAANAMSVLVSSRVSRRVSLDVLGKASGALFVALGIVVVLSALL; this comes from the coding sequence GTGTCAGAGAGGTTTGTCGGGGCTATTGGGGAGTCATGTGTCTCAGTATTCCTCGCCGAGCTGGGGGACAAGACTATGCTCGCTACGGCTGTTATGGCCCTACGCCACAACCCGGTACACGTACTCGCCGCGTCGCTACTGGCATACTCCTTTGCGAACATTGTACCGGTGTTTGCCGCGTCGAGCCTAGTCTCCCTCGTATCCAGCTACGCCTGGCTACTCAGAGTGCTGGCAGGGGCGCTCTTCGTCGCACTAGGAATCGCCAGCCTCTTCTCGAGGGTGAGGGCGTCTGAGTGCGAGAGCCTGGGCGCGACTTTCACGGCGCTACTACTCTCAGAACTCGGGGACAAGACCCAGCTGGCGACCATAGCTGTGGCTCTAGCCTCTGGAAACCCCCACGCCACGCTAATCGGTGGCGTGCTGGGCTACCTCGCCGCAAATGCCATGAGTGTCCTCGTGTCGTCCCGTGTATCGCGTAGAGTAAGCCTAGACGTGCTGGGGAAGGCCTCGGGCGCCCTCTTCGTAGCGCTGGGCATTGTAGTAGTCCTTTCAGCGCTACTCTGA
- a CDS encoding iron-containing alcohol dehydrogenase produces MKFRLPWIVSMGEGAFESLPEALHDVGCSSALVVTDSTVKKLFGWRIEGLLGGNSIRVGFVEVATNHQPTLDKLHVEIPWGDFGCVLGMGGGRPVDVGKYLAYKSSKPFVSVPTSISHDGFASPIVALKDDGGNPLSLFTAPPRAVIVDLEVVSKAPRRLLASGVGDIVAKVTSVADARLAIRERGEDIPESSLRLAESAASMVLENIEEVSRWSTRGLRVLAEAGLMAGMAMSVAGSSRPCSGAEHLFSHAVDKLYPERGGLHGEQVGVGSIVSAYLHGIDWRRLRDALKRVGAPTSVREIGLSVEEAARALLEAPRLRQRYTILHKLNLSEREAREAITATVGSE; encoded by the coding sequence TTGAAGTTTAGGCTGCCGTGGATCGTATCCATGGGCGAGGGCGCCTTCGAGAGCCTCCCCGAGGCCCTACACGACGTGGGTTGCTCCTCGGCGCTGGTAGTCACGGACTCTACCGTCAAGAAGCTCTTCGGCTGGAGAATCGAGGGGCTCCTGGGCGGCAACTCTATCAGGGTAGGCTTCGTGGAAGTAGCCACTAACCACCAGCCCACGCTCGACAAGCTACATGTAGAGATCCCCTGGGGCGACTTCGGCTGTGTGTTGGGCATGGGCGGCGGTAGGCCTGTCGACGTGGGTAAGTACCTGGCCTACAAGTCCTCTAAGCCCTTCGTCAGCGTTCCGACGTCGATAAGCCACGACGGCTTCGCGAGCCCCATCGTAGCCCTCAAGGACGACGGGGGCAACCCCCTCTCCCTCTTCACAGCGCCCCCGAGGGCCGTTATAGTCGACCTGGAGGTAGTCTCGAAGGCCCCCAGGAGGCTCCTCGCGAGCGGTGTTGGGGACATCGTAGCGAAAGTGACTAGCGTCGCTGACGCCAGGCTGGCTATCCGGGAGAGGGGCGAGGATATACCCGAGTCCTCCCTGAGGCTCGCGGAGTCAGCCGCCTCCATGGTGCTAGAGAACATCGAAGAGGTTTCGAGGTGGTCTACGCGGGGGCTACGCGTCCTGGCCGAGGCAGGCCTGATGGCTGGTATGGCCATGTCTGTAGCTGGCAGTAGTAGGCCCTGTAGCGGGGCAGAACACCTCTTCAGCCACGCCGTCGACAAACTCTACCCCGAGAGAGGCGGGCTGCACGGCGAGCAGGTGGGAGTTGGCTCCATCGTGTCGGCCTACCTCCACGGGATTGACTGGAGGAGGCTTAGAGATGCGCTGAAGAGAGTAGGCGCCCCGACGAGCGTAAGGGAGATAGGCCTGTCCGTCGAGGAAGCCGCCCGCGCGCTCCTCGAGGCGCCCAGGCTGAGGCAGAGGTACACAATACTCCACAAGTTGAACCTGAGCGAGCGGGAGGCGCGCGAGGCCATCACGGCGACGGTGGGCTCAGAGTAG
- a CDS encoding phosphoadenosine phosphosulfate reductase domain-containing protein, whose amino-acid sequence MRLPNRESLGQRTIRRECTAHPLVRVVVRARSDADALEHALGRYVGLEARVETLGGAREPSEAEKLLDRGFNGLTIVMLGRDDERLRVLEGKYPFNYVFYVVPKAKPRNEHIHKLLEHYLKAKAVFRLSIGWLDEKRSYAIGGGRPLEGWEPNPRFDAYLATAGMRELAGRIFGVKPTLVLKRLEGEHYLYSGPRVVAKVKMSYEGLGVPFEKLSQAESDCASIEEQALLNREALEKLECGSVDFLKGLDADYVLVPWSGGKDSTAALLLARKAFGAKATPVFVDTGMEFDETLKHVDSVSQLLGVDPVRVRATVREALEAGASLPTVTDRWCTKLKVSAVQSLIREYARSGRVLVVVGDREAESPSRLERPAIIEHEDHVEAAPIKLWSAVHVQLYLALNKVPVNPLYEYGFFRIGCYMCPALRSWELNVMLRDGRLSYLQGKPFFRSFLDSRVKRQD is encoded by the coding sequence TTGAGACTCCCTAATAGAGAGTCTCTGGGGCAGAGAACTATTAGGCGTGAATGTACAGCCCACCCGCTCGTCAGGGTCGTCGTTAGAGCTAGAAGCGACGCAGACGCGCTGGAGCACGCCCTCGGGCGGTACGTCGGCCTGGAAGCTAGAGTCGAGACGCTAGGGGGCGCTAGGGAGCCTAGCGAGGCGGAGAAGCTGCTAGACCGGGGCTTCAACGGCCTGACAATCGTCATGCTCGGGAGAGACGACGAGAGGCTCAGGGTGCTCGAGGGGAAGTACCCCTTCAACTACGTGTTCTATGTGGTTCCCAAGGCTAAGCCGAGGAACGAGCACATACACAAGCTGCTAGAGCACTACCTGAAGGCGAAAGCCGTCTTCAGGCTGTCGATAGGGTGGCTGGACGAGAAGAGATCCTACGCCATTGGGGGCGGCAGGCCCCTCGAGGGCTGGGAGCCGAACCCGAGGTTCGACGCCTACCTCGCGACCGCTGGGATGAGGGAGCTAGCCGGGAGGATCTTCGGCGTGAAGCCTACGCTGGTGCTTAAGAGGCTTGAGGGGGAGCACTACCTCTACTCTGGCCCGAGGGTGGTGGCGAAGGTCAAGATGAGCTACGAGGGCCTAGGGGTTCCCTTCGAGAAGCTCTCGCAAGCTGAGTCGGATTGCGCGAGCATAGAGGAGCAGGCGCTACTGAACCGGGAAGCCCTCGAGAAACTGGAGTGCGGGAGCGTCGACTTCCTGAAGGGCCTCGACGCGGACTACGTACTCGTGCCCTGGAGTGGTGGGAAAGACAGCACGGCGGCGCTCCTGCTGGCCAGGAAGGCGTTCGGGGCTAAGGCTACGCCAGTGTTCGTGGACACGGGCATGGAGTTCGACGAGACGCTGAAGCACGTAGACAGTGTCTCGCAGCTCCTGGGGGTAGACCCCGTACGCGTCCGGGCGACGGTGCGGGAGGCGCTGGAGGCCGGGGCGTCTCTCCCGACGGTGACAGACAGGTGGTGCACGAAGCTCAAGGTCTCGGCCGTGCAGAGCCTCATAAGGGAGTATGCCAGGAGCGGTAGAGTCCTGGTCGTGGTCGGAGACAGGGAGGCAGAGTCGCCCTCGAGGCTCGAGAGGCCGGCCATCATAGAGCACGAGGATCACGTGGAGGCGGCCCCCATAAAGCTGTGGAGCGCAGTGCACGTGCAGCTGTACTTAGCCCTGAACAAGGTTCCCGTCAACCCCCTCTATGAGTACGGCTTCTTCAGGATAGGGTGCTATATGTGCCCAGCGCTCAGGAGCTGGGAGCTGAACGTAATGCTGCGCGACGGGAGACTGAGCTACCTACAGGGAAAGCCCTTCTTCCGCAGCTTCCTCGACTCCAGGGTGAAGCGGCAGGACTAG
- a CDS encoding diacylglycerol/polyprenol kinase family protein, translating into MREEVVAEIRRKSIHAIPGFMAIPVVVWLGNPYATAIACFFLVLYALNEASLRLKLNWRIPIAWHTYRLMARRDELERGYFTGTVYFWAVTTAVVWLMEPHLAAATVMVSSFGDAAAAIFGKALGGPRVPLSNKTLTGFAGMFLASMASTLICGVRVEAALLASLLSAAVELATPLSTLDELTVPVTAALSLQLLAGAR; encoded by the coding sequence GTGAGGGAGGAGGTTGTAGCCGAGATCAGGAGGAAGTCTATACACGCGATTCCCGGCTTCATGGCCATACCCGTCGTAGTGTGGCTTGGAAACCCCTATGCCACGGCCATCGCTTGCTTCTTCCTGGTGCTCTACGCGCTGAATGAAGCCTCCCTCCGCCTCAAGCTCAACTGGAGGATCCCTATCGCGTGGCACACGTACAGGCTCATGGCTAGGAGAGATGAGCTGGAGAGAGGCTACTTCACTGGCACTGTGTACTTTTGGGCTGTGACTACAGCTGTAGTGTGGCTCATGGAGCCGCACCTCGCTGCCGCCACCGTCATGGTGTCGAGCTTCGGCGACGCCGCGGCCGCTATCTTCGGTAAGGCTCTGGGTGGGCCTAGGGTTCCCCTAAGCAACAAGACGCTCACGGGGTTTGCCGGGATGTTCCTCGCCTCCATGGCCTCTACACTCATTTGTGGCGTCAGGGTAGAGGCGGCTCTTCTAGCTTCTCTACTGTCTGCCGCGGTTGAGCTCGCCACGCCTCTGTCGACCCTAGACGAGCTTACGGTTCCTGTCACAGCAGCCCTCTCGCTCCAACTACTAGCTGGTGCAAGATAG
- a CDS encoding geranylgeranylglycerol-phosphate geranylgeranyltransferase: MTVQDWLRLARVGNCLVIALGVLTGYVAGGGSVSDPPWLLVASAPLIAAGGNALNDVMDVEADKINKPWRPVARGYIRREDALAFSAATVLGGTALGFAHSLPAGILAALASLLLVLYDVSLKATGVSGNITIALLSSLNIVYGGLAAPKPLWSLLPALFAFLLVLGREFMKGLEDISGDLRAGYRTLASTRGPRAAFTASALTLLSVVALSPLPLLYGYGALYLLLAVLGVDAPVALTLLYARRDPVSRAWRSTRLLKLPILMGLLAFSLGRCA; encoded by the coding sequence GTGACTGTCCAGGACTGGCTGAGGCTAGCCAGGGTCGGTAACTGCCTTGTAATAGCCCTCGGAGTTCTCACGGGCTACGTGGCCGGAGGGGGCTCTGTCTCGGATCCGCCGTGGCTTCTAGTGGCCTCGGCTCCCCTCATAGCCGCTGGGGGGAACGCACTAAATGACGTCATGGACGTCGAGGCCGACAAAATCAACAAACCCTGGCGGCCTGTTGCCCGCGGCTACATCCGGCGGGAAGACGCACTGGCCTTCTCGGCGGCAACTGTGTTGGGTGGCACTGCTCTAGGGTTTGCCCACAGCCTGCCTGCAGGTATTCTGGCGGCTCTTGCCTCTCTCCTCCTCGTGCTTTACGACGTCTCGCTCAAGGCCACGGGCGTCTCCGGGAACATCACAATAGCTCTTCTCTCGAGCCTGAACATCGTCTATGGGGGCCTCGCGGCGCCAAAGCCCCTCTGGTCGCTACTGCCGGCCCTCTTCGCCTTCCTCCTAGTGCTCGGCAGGGAGTTTATGAAAGGGCTAGAGGACATCTCGGGAGACCTGCGTGCCGGCTACAGGACGCTGGCCTCCACGCGGGGACCCCGAGCGGCATTTACGGCCTCAGCCCTTACGTTGCTGTCCGTGGTGGCCCTCAGCCCCCTACCCCTGCTCTACGGCTACGGCGCCCTGTACCTCTTACTGGCGGTTCTCGGGGTGGACGCGCCGGTAGCTCTTACTCTACTGTACGCGCGCAGAGACCCCGTCTCCAGGGCCTGGCGCTCCACGAGGCTCCTGAAGCTTCCCATACTCATGGGGCTGCTGGCCTTCTCGCTGGGGCGGTGCGCGTGA
- a CDS encoding hydrogenase maturation protease, producing MSTALDSLLEEVRSARRVVLVGLGNTLRGDDGVGVFIARRLAKRGLKDKVVVAGPNPEFFVREIASREPELVVFLDAVDAGLPPGSVVVAPIPGGEARVPPLSTHAIPLSLLVEALGVRAYLLGVQVEDTELGSRMSPRVRRAGESLAEKLLAALASR from the coding sequence ATGTCGACAGCCCTGGATAGCCTGCTGGAAGAAGTGAGGTCTGCTAGGAGAGTAGTGCTCGTCGGCCTCGGCAACACCCTGAGGGGTGACGACGGCGTAGGCGTGTTCATAGCCAGGAGGCTCGCGAAGAGGGGGCTGAAGGACAAGGTGGTCGTAGCCGGCCCGAACCCCGAGTTCTTCGTGCGCGAGATAGCCTCGAGGGAGCCAGAGCTCGTCGTGTTCCTGGATGCCGTAGACGCCGGCCTGCCGCCAGGTAGCGTGGTTGTGGCCCCCATCCCGGGCGGCGAGGCTAGGGTACCCCCGCTCAGCACGCACGCAATCCCCCTCTCGCTACTCGTCGAGGCCCTGGGCGTTAGGGCCTACCTCCTTGGGGTGCAGGTCGAGGACACCGAGCTCGGCTCCCGCATGTCGCCTAGAGTCCGGAGAGCCGGAGAGAGCCTAGCTGAGAAACTGCTAGCCGCTCTCGCAAGCAGGTAG